A window of the Longimicrobiaceae bacterium genome harbors these coding sequences:
- a CDS encoding YbjN domain-containing protein, protein MLTREDVESYLIRTDLTYEEVEEGLWVAPMDEDDNGVRLAINHSPPVLVFRVKVLDVPGDEALCSRLYRKLLELNATDLVHAAYALEEDDVILTETLELENLDFNEFQATVDSFQVALATHLDVLSPFRDC, encoded by the coding sequence ATGTTGACGCGAGAGGACGTGGAAAGCTACCTGATCCGCACGGATCTGACGTACGAGGAGGTGGAGGAGGGGCTCTGGGTGGCCCCCATGGACGAGGACGACAACGGGGTCCGGCTGGCGATCAACCACTCGCCCCCGGTGCTCGTGTTCCGCGTCAAGGTCCTGGACGTGCCCGGGGACGAGGCCCTGTGCTCCAGGCTTTACCGCAAGCTCCTGGAGCTGAACGCGACCGACCTGGTGCACGCGGCCTACGCGCTGGAGGAGGACGACGTGATCCTCACCGAGACGCTTGAGCTGGAGAACCTGGACTTCAACGAGTTCCAGGCCACGGTGGACTCGTTCCAGGTGGCGCTGGCTACGCACCTGGACGTGCTCTCTCCCTTCCGCGACTGCTGA